A genome region from Paenibacillus pabuli includes the following:
- a CDS encoding MFS transporter, whose product MNKTERRASKSGKGGAFPLSLLCLTVGAFAIGMTEFIIMGLLPNVAADLHVSIPQAGQLITGYALGVAVGAPILTVFTHKIPQKKLLVLLMCIFIIGNALSVIAPTYGLLISARILTAFAHGTFLGVGSLMATRLVAPERRAGAVSVVLAGLTIANIIGVPFGTFIGQQLGWRSSFGAITILGIVSLIGIIRFIPVISQGEPANLGQQFRNLVRPQVLLILLIGAMGCGSLFAVFTYITPMLVDISGFAEQSVTWILVLFGVGVTLGNMLGGRLADWKLMPSLMVNFGVLAVLLAALTLTLENPYLAVITIFCWGVAAFGIMPGLQIRIMNMTREAPLLATTSSHSAFNLGNAGGAYIGGFAITHTGLISVPLYASVIAALGLLGLVISLGMERKQRLPEIPDVVEPAPLS is encoded by the coding sequence ATGAACAAGACAGAACGACGTGCTTCGAAATCGGGAAAAGGAGGGGCATTTCCGTTATCCCTTCTATGCCTGACGGTAGGAGCATTCGCTATTGGAATGACCGAATTTATCATTATGGGATTGCTGCCGAATGTGGCTGCCGATCTGCATGTGAGTATTCCGCAGGCAGGCCAACTGATTACGGGCTATGCACTGGGAGTCGCCGTTGGCGCGCCGATTCTGACCGTGTTTACCCATAAGATACCGCAGAAAAAACTGCTGGTGCTGCTGATGTGCATTTTTATCATCGGTAACGCACTATCCGTCATTGCACCAACGTATGGCTTGCTGATTTCGGCACGCATTTTGACTGCATTTGCACATGGTACATTTCTCGGCGTAGGGTCGCTCATGGCCACTCGTCTGGTTGCGCCTGAGAGAAGGGCGGGCGCGGTGTCCGTTGTGCTTGCAGGACTTACGATTGCAAACATTATTGGGGTACCCTTCGGTACATTTATCGGCCAACAGCTCGGATGGAGATCATCATTCGGGGCCATTACGATCCTGGGTATTGTCTCATTGATCGGCATCATTCGATTCATTCCGGTTATTTCGCAAGGGGAGCCTGCGAACCTCGGACAGCAGTTCCGTAATCTTGTTCGTCCTCAGGTGTTATTAATATTGCTCATTGGTGCCATGGGTTGTGGAAGCCTCTTCGCGGTATTTACGTATATTACACCCATGTTAGTGGATATCAGCGGATTTGCGGAGCAAAGTGTAACATGGATACTGGTACTGTTCGGCGTTGGTGTGACGCTCGGGAACATGTTGGGTGGCCGGCTGGCCGACTGGAAACTGATGCCGTCCCTGATGGTCAACTTCGGCGTGCTGGCTGTACTTTTGGCTGCACTCACTTTGACGCTGGAGAATCCATATCTGGCGGTCATTACAATCTTCTGCTGGGGTGTTGCGGCGTTCGGGATTATGCCGGGTCTGCAGATTCGAATCATGAATATGACTCGCGAAGCACCGCTGCTTGCGACCACATCAAGCCACTCCGCGTTTAACCTGGGGAATGCAGGTGGAGCCTATATTGGCGGGTTCGCGATTACGCATACGGGACTTATTTCCGTACCATTGTACGCATCAGTCATCGCGGCTCTGGGTTTGCTTGGGCTTGTGATCAGTCTGGGGATGGAACGCAAACAGCGTTTACCCGAAATCCCGGACGTTGTGGAGCCTGCGCCGCTCAGCTGA
- a CDS encoding mannitol-1-phosphate 5-dehydrogenase: MKAVHFGAGNIGRGFIGHMLSASDYEVCFVARNPKKISMLQKRKEYPITLANADQDTTMVSNVTAIHVGEQDRVAEQIASADLITTAVGVSALEDIAEPIAKGIYLRMKNNNQAPLHIIACENAIGGSTRLKKRVYPFLDEQTRTKADRYISFPNAAVDRIVPAQNHKDPLQVTVEPFYEWVVHRPALLDGFKEIEGVHYVDSLEPYIERKMFTVNTGHCVAAYFGYLEEFKTIRQVMSNATLRAKVKQVMEETGAMLVRKHGFHPQKHSQYIHTILERFANPNLTDQVTRVGRSPLRKLSPYDRLVRPAMQASEFGIEIPHLTSAMAAAMLFDHEQDEEAMKLQHMIREDGVSAFIRERMGIPDEHLVHQHVVARYEELKGRKESAILT, translated from the coding sequence ATGAAAGCTGTACATTTTGGAGCGGGCAATATAGGCCGCGGTTTTATCGGTCATATGTTGTCCGCTTCCGATTATGAAGTCTGCTTTGTCGCACGTAACCCGAAGAAGATCTCCATGCTGCAAAAAAGGAAAGAGTATCCCATTACCCTCGCTAATGCAGATCAGGACACAACCATGGTCAGCAACGTCACGGCCATTCATGTGGGCGAACAAGATCGCGTGGCTGAGCAGATTGCATCAGCTGATCTCATTACGACAGCGGTCGGTGTATCCGCACTTGAGGATATTGCCGAACCCATTGCCAAAGGCATATATCTCCGCATGAAAAACAACAATCAGGCACCCCTCCATATCATCGCTTGCGAGAATGCCATCGGAGGCAGCACTCGCCTAAAGAAACGGGTATATCCGTTTCTGGACGAACAGACTCGTACCAAAGCCGACCGCTATATCTCGTTCCCCAATGCAGCCGTCGACCGGATTGTCCCGGCGCAAAACCATAAGGATCCGCTGCAGGTCACCGTTGAACCTTTTTATGAATGGGTCGTTCACCGTCCGGCGCTGCTGGATGGATTCAAGGAGATTGAAGGCGTACACTACGTCGACTCCCTTGAGCCTTATATTGAGCGCAAGATGTTTACCGTGAATACAGGTCACTGTGTGGCTGCATACTTCGGATATCTCGAAGAATTCAAGACGATCAGGCAAGTCATGAGTAACGCCACACTGCGTGCCAAGGTTAAACAGGTCATGGAGGAAACGGGAGCCATGCTTGTGAGAAAACACGGGTTTCATCCTCAAAAACACAGCCAATATATCCATACCATTCTCGAACGCTTTGCCAACCCCAACCTGACAGATCAGGTTACCCGGGTCGGACGTTCACCCCTTCGCAAGCTATCGCCTTATGACCGGCTTGTTCGCCCAGCGATGCAGGCCAGCGAATTCGGAATAGAAATTCCCCATCTTACTTCCGCTATGGCTGCCGCAATGCTCTTCGATCACGAGCAGGACGAGGAAGCCATGAAGCTCCAACACATGATTCGTGAAGATGGCGTCTCCGCCTTCATTCGTGAACGCATGGGCATTCCCGACGAACACCTGGTTCATCAGCATGTTGTCGCCCGATACGAGGAACTCAAAGGGCGCAAGGAATCGGCCATTTTAACCTGA
- a CDS encoding HAD family hydrolase: MIKALVFDFDGTIIDTETAWYIAFRDAYKEHGVNLTLEIYSQCIGTSLKTFNPYEYLITDLNLPIDREAFREAVQLQHAALMNKEQVRPGIQNYLEAAREAGLKLAVASSSKREWVEQHLEQLKLKDYFEVIRTADDVAHVKPDPELYAQALEALGVTADEAVAIEDSPNGARAAAAAGIHCVVISNTITGTLDFDMPHQRLSCLTDLELNDLISKPLVTTV; this comes from the coding sequence ATGATTAAGGCACTGGTTTTTGATTTCGATGGAACGATTATTGATACGGAGACAGCATGGTATATCGCTTTTCGTGATGCCTACAAGGAACACGGCGTGAACTTGACCCTGGAGATATATTCGCAATGCATTGGTACCAGTCTGAAAACATTCAATCCCTATGAGTACCTCATCACAGATTTGAATCTTCCGATCGATCGGGAAGCGTTCAGGGAAGCGGTTCAGCTGCAGCATGCAGCACTGATGAACAAGGAGCAGGTAAGACCAGGCATCCAGAATTACCTCGAAGCGGCACGCGAGGCCGGATTAAAACTGGCCGTTGCCTCAAGCTCCAAACGGGAGTGGGTCGAACAGCATCTGGAACAACTGAAACTGAAGGATTACTTCGAAGTGATTCGAACAGCTGACGATGTGGCCCATGTGAAGCCTGACCCGGAATTATACGCTCAAGCACTGGAAGCGCTTGGAGTAACTGCAGACGAAGCCGTAGCGATTGAGGATTCACCTAACGGCGCACGTGCAGCTGCTGCAGCTGGTATTCACTGTGTCGTAATCTCCAATACCATAACAGGAACGCTGGATTTCGATATGCCTCACCAACGGCTGTCATGCCTGACCGACCTCGAATTAAACGATTTGATCTCGAAACCCCTCGTCACCACCGTCTAG
- a CDS encoding RCC1 domain-containing protein, which produces MEHGSLNQAMLKIKKWPKDPIAAGRRHTVGLTSDGLVMAVGDNKMGQCEVSGWRDIIAVAAGNVHMATNTGNVHTIALKLDRTVEAVGWNKDGQCEVTDWHDIVAIAAGWRHTIGLQSDGKVVAVGRHQEGQCQISSWNDMVAVTAGDWHTLGLKADGTVLAVGNNRYRQCEVSGWRNVVMVAAGYLHSAGLQSDGTVLAVGSNKHGQCDVGSWHGVEAIAVGSNHTIGLKADGTVSAAGWNTYGQCNVSDWHDIVAVAAGCAHTVGLKSDGTLVAVGDNTYGQCDVSGWQGIRMPGNI; this is translated from the coding sequence ATGGAACATGGTTCACTGAATCAAGCGATGTTAAAGATAAAAAAGTGGCCCAAAGATCCGATCGCGGCGGGACGCCGTCATACCGTTGGGCTTACATCTGACGGTCTGGTGATGGCTGTTGGTGATAATAAAATGGGTCAATGTGAAGTCAGCGGCTGGCGGGATATCATTGCGGTCGCAGCAGGTAATGTACATATGGCGACAAATACAGGCAATGTCCACACCATCGCACTGAAATTGGATCGCACCGTGGAGGCTGTGGGATGGAACAAGGATGGCCAGTGCGAGGTAACCGACTGGCACGATATTGTAGCCATTGCGGCGGGTTGGCGTCACACCATCGGTCTGCAGTCGGATGGTAAGGTGGTCGCTGTGGGTCGGCATCAAGAAGGTCAATGCCAGATAAGTAGTTGGAATGATATGGTGGCAGTAACTGCAGGAGACTGGCATACCCTCGGCCTGAAGGCAGACGGAACCGTGCTGGCTGTAGGGAATAACCGATATCGCCAATGTGAAGTCAGTGGCTGGCGTAATGTGGTAATGGTCGCTGCGGGTTATCTCCATTCCGCTGGTCTACAATCAGACGGTACGGTGCTCGCTGTGGGTAGTAATAAACATGGTCAATGCGATGTAGGCAGCTGGCACGGTGTCGAGGCGATTGCGGTGGGGAGTAATCATACCATTGGCCTGAAAGCAGACGGTACGGTTTCCGCTGCAGGCTGGAATACGTATGGCCAGTGTAATGTAAGTGACTGGCACGATATTGTTGCCGTAGCGGCAGGTTGTGCCCATACTGTAGGACTTAAATCAGACGGTACGTTGGTTGCTGTCGGAGATAATACATATGGACAATGTGATGTAAGTGGATGGCAAGGCATTCGTATGCCGGGGAATATTTAA
- a CDS encoding ADP-ribosylglycohydrolase family protein gives MLDKDRFNGCLLGLAAGDALGTTVEFSSPGTFEPVTDIVGGGVFGLAPGQWTDDTSMALCLAESLVRKEHFDPADQMRRYTNWYEVGYMSSTGTCFDIGGATRNALERFRVTEEPYSGSTDPMTAGNGSIMRLAPIAMAYANHPQDAVHYGKLSSRTTHAATESVEACEVLAAILVAGLRGADKHTMLLSETCHQWRSEASFTPAIEEVVRGSYRDKEPPEIQGSGYVVRSLEAALWAFHKSSTFEEGALLAVNLGDDADTTGAVYGQIAGAYYGRSGIPAHWQNKLAMLETFESLNEAMWVKAEGMSSKNN, from the coding sequence ATGCTGGATAAGGATCGATTTAACGGATGTTTACTTGGACTAGCGGCAGGGGATGCACTGGGAACGACAGTGGAGTTTAGCAGCCCAGGCACATTTGAGCCTGTAACCGATATTGTGGGGGGCGGTGTGTTTGGCTTGGCTCCCGGACAGTGGACGGATGACACGTCAATGGCGCTATGTCTGGCCGAAAGTCTGGTGAGAAAAGAACATTTTGATCCGGCGGATCAGATGCGCAGATACACGAATTGGTATGAAGTCGGCTACATGAGCAGTACCGGAACATGCTTTGATATTGGTGGGGCCACGCGAAATGCGCTGGAGCGATTCAGGGTGACCGAAGAGCCTTATAGCGGATCTACGGATCCGATGACGGCCGGTAACGGATCAATTATGCGGCTCGCGCCTATTGCTATGGCATATGCCAACCATCCGCAGGATGCTGTGCATTATGGGAAGCTGAGCTCACGCACTACCCATGCAGCCACGGAAAGCGTGGAAGCTTGCGAGGTGCTGGCAGCTATACTGGTTGCAGGACTGCGTGGAGCGGACAAGCATACCATGCTGCTGTCGGAGACATGCCATCAGTGGAGAAGTGAGGCTTCTTTTACCCCAGCGATTGAAGAGGTTGTGCGTGGATCCTACCGCGATAAGGAACCTCCTGAAATTCAGGGGAGCGGCTATGTCGTCCGTTCGTTGGAAGCGGCATTGTGGGCTTTTCATAAGTCTTCCACGTTTGAAGAAGGTGCACTGTTGGCCGTTAATCTCGGTGATGATGCAGATACAACCGGTGCCGTGTACGGACAGATTGCGGGTGCCTATTACGGACGGAGCGGCATCCCCGCACACTGGCAGAACAAGCTTGCGATGCTGGAAACGTTTGAGTCGTTAAACGAGGCGATGTGGGTGAAGGCGGAAGGAATGTCTTCCAAGAATAATTAA